The genomic region GCCAGATCCGCGATGCCGTCCGCCGCTTCGTCGACCAGGAGGTTCTGCCCCTGGTCCGGGAGGCATGGGAGGAAGGGCGCTTCCCCCGCGAGCTGATCCCGCGCATGGGGCAACTCGGCCTGCTGGGGGCCGACCTCCCCGAAGAGGTCGGCGGGGTCGGGATGGAGGCGGTCGGGTACGGGCTGGTGATGCAGGAGCTGGAACGGGCCGACTCCGGCATCCGCAGCTTCGCCTCCGTCCAGGGCGGGTTGGTGATGCACGCCATCCACGCCTTCGGTTCCGAGGAGCAGCGGCGGCGTTGGCTCCCCAGGCTCGCCCGCGGCGAGGCGGTCGGCTGCTTCGGCCTGACCGAGCCGGGTGCCGGCAGCGACCCGGCCGCCATGCGCACCCGGGCGCGGCGGGAGGGTTCGGGCTGGCGGCTGAGCGGGAGCAAGATGTGGATCACCAACGCGCCCATCGCCGACGTGGCGGTGGTCTGGGCGCGGGAGGAGAGCGAGGCGGGTCCGGGCCGCGTGCTGGGCTTCCTGGTGGAGCGGGGGACGCCCGGATTCCGCGCCGAGCCCATCCACCACAAGGCGTCCATGCGCTGCTCGGAGACGGGTTCGCTGGAGCTCCAGGACGTCCGGGTGGACGAGCAGGCGCGCCTGCCCGGGGCGGAGAGCCTGCGCGCCCCCCTCTCCTGCCTGGACCAGGCGCGTTACAGCATCGCCTGGGGGACGGTGGGCGCGGCTGCGGCCTGCCTGGAGGAGGCGCTGGCCTGGGCGCAGGCGCGGGAGAGCTTCGGCGCGCCCATCGCCGCCCGCCAGATGATCCAGGAGCGGCTGGTGGCCATGGCCTCCAACCTGGCGGAGATGCGCATGACCGCGCTCCAGGTGGGCCGCCTGAAGGAGGCCGGCGAGCTGGACCCCGTCCAGATCTCCCTGGCCAAGCGGAACAACGCCCGCAAGGCGCTGGAGATCGCCCGCCAGGCCCGGGCCATCCTGGGCGCCAGCGGCATCTCCCTCGAGTACGCCTCCATCCGCCACATGCTCAACCTGGAGACGGTCGAGACCTACGAGGGGACGTACGAGGTGCACACCCTCGCCCTGGGCCGCACCATCACCGGTTTCAACGCCTTCGGCCGCTGACCGCCGCCAGCGCCCGGGCCAGCTCGCCGAAGAGGCTGGCCCGGGCCAGCCGCACGACGAGGAAGGCCGCCGCCAGCACCAGGTAGATCCCCGCCACCACCATGCGCACCGATTCCACCGGTAGGACGAACTGGACGGCGAAGAGGCCGAGGAGGCCGATCGCCTCGAGCTTCGAGAAGTGGAGCTCGGTCAGCAGGAGGACGCCCAGGAGCGACTGGGCGGCGGTCAGGAGCAGTTCCTCCACGCCCACCGGGGAGAGCGGCATGGCGGCGGGCCGCCCGAGGCTGAGGCTGTAGGCGATGGGGATGGAAGCGATCAGAAGCGTCCACTGGTTGAGCTTGGAGGAGACCAGGTTGGCCATGCCCTTGGGCGCATGGACCACCGTGGCCGCCCAGAGGAAGGCGGTCAGGCTCTCGGGGAACTCCGAGAGGAAGGGCGCCACCCACTGGATCAGGAAGAACTCGGAGATCCCGAACCCCCTGGCCACCCCGATCACCCCGTCGATGAAGGGCTCGGCCCCGAAGAAGATGACGAAGGCGCCGAAGAGGATGAAGCCGCCGACGGCCAGCGCCTTCTGCAGGCCGGGAAGGCGCTTCACCGTGGCCCCCACCCCGAGGGCCGGTTCGTCCTCCTCCTCGGCCACCGGCAGGCGCATCGCCATCCAGACGTAGGCCAGGTAGACGGCGACCAGCACCGCGCTGTCGAGGAGCGTGATCCTGCCTTCCAGGACGATGACGAAGGCGTAGGCCGAGGCGATGAGGAGGAAGAGCACTTCCACCGCCTGGTGGCGCGAGAGCTCGATGCCGTCGAAACGCTGCCCCCGCCGCCGCGCCATCCACCACGCCAGGAACAGGACGACCGGCCAGCCCAGACCCAGGAGCAGCCGGTTGGAGCCGGTCATGGAGGAGATGGCCAGGTCGGTCCGCTGCTGCCAGGCCAGGATCACTTCGAAGGAGTACTCCGGAGCCACCTCGATCAGGGCCAGAACGGCCAGGGCGACGGCCTGCGGCACCACCGTCTCCAGCCCCTCCACGGCCCAGGCCAGGAACATGGAGGCGGCGACGATGGCCAGGCCGGTGACGGCGGAGACCACCAGCGGGTTGTCGCGGCCGAAGCCGGCGAAGAGGACGAGGACAAAGGGGACCAGGGTCAGCGCCAGGAGAAGGATCTGCCTTCGCTCCGACGGGCTGAATCCCGGGTTCGGCGCGGGCGGCTCCTCGGGGCGACGATGACCGTGGGGAGCAGGATGCACCACCGGACCTCCTCACTCACCCACCCGGCCGACAGCGAGACCTTCACGCCGACCGGGGCGTGAAGGTCTCGCCTGCAAGGATCGCACGGCCGGCCGGGCGGCGCTCCCGAGGGGAGGCCCCGTGTTGACGACCGAACCGACCGCCCCCTCGGGGCGGCGGCTACTCCCCTTCACCGAAAGTGACACGCGTTGGCAGGATTATATCCCTTCGAGCCGCTGCCTGGCAGCCCTGCCCTCAATCCAGCAGGAGGCGGCGCAGGATCTTGCCCGCGGCGCTCCGCGGCAGCGCCGGCAGGAAGCGGACCTCCACCGGCAGCCCTTCCAGGCCCAGGCGCCTGCAGCGCTCCTCCAGCTCGGCACGGCTCACCTCCGGCGCCGCCACCACCACCCGCAGGCCGGTGGCCGTCGTCGAGCCGGGTTCCCGGCCCAGGGGGACCACCGCCGCCTCGCGGACGCCCGGCGAGGCCGAGAGGGCGCTCTCCAGCGCGTGCACGTCCAGAAGGTGCCCGTCGATGCGGACCAACTGGCTCCGGCGCCCCGCCAGGAAGAGGTGCCCTTCCTCGTCCAGCCAGCCCATGTCCCCGGTGCGCCAAAAGCCGCGGTCAAGGCCGGCGGCGCGGCTGCGTTCCTCGCCTCCGGGGCCGAGGTAGGCTCGGGCCAGGCCGGGCGAGCGGAGCACCACCTCGCCCGTCCGGCGCGGGGGGAGCGGCTCGTCCGCCTCGTCCAGGATGGTCACCTGGCGGTGCCGCACCGGCCGCCCCACCGAGCCGTCCAGCGGCTCGCTCCAGGCCAGGCGCAGCGTCATGATCCCCGCCTCGGTCGAGCCGTAATCCTGACCGATCCGCCGCCCGTACGCCTCGGCGAAGGCGTCGTGGACCCCCCGCTCCAGAGGCGCCCCCGCGCTGAGGAAGCCGAGCACAGAGCGGAAGGCGTCCGGCTCGGCCTCCCCTTCTACCAGCCTGCGGTAGAGCAGCGGCACCCCAAAGAGGAGGGCCGGCCGGCTCCGCCTCGCCAGCGCCACCACCGGCTCCCGTTCCGGCCCCGGGGCGACGGCGACGCGGCCGCCCAGGGCCAGGGGCGTGAGCGTCCCGCCCACCAGGGCGTACGAGTGGGCGAGGGAGGTGGCGACCAGGGTGGAGAGGACGAGCTCGCGACCGGCGTCGGCGGCGAAGTCCACGATCTCGTTCCAGACCGCTGCGCCGGTGCGGACGGCCAGCTTGGAGGGCTCATCCGCCCCCGAGGTCAGCTGGGCGATCAGGTCGCCGGGCCGCCAGCCCGCGCCCCGCCCCTCCCATCGCTCCAGCCGCAAGCCCAGCGCATCGATCCGGCCTGCCACCGGGCGTCCCGTGGGGCCCGCCTCCAGGGGAAGCAGGAGCCACCGCGCTCCCGCCTCCTCCGCCCGGCGGACCATCTCGGCGTGCGGCAGGGTCGGCGGGAGGAGCGCCGCCGGCCGGCCGTCGGAGGCGGCCGCGAGGAGGGCGGCCACGAAGGCGAGGCCGTTGGGGAGCGCCAGGGCACCGGGGTCGAGCGCCTGCCCGGCGGGGGCGGTCGCCTGCAGGAGGTGTCGCACCTCCCTCGCCGCTTGCTGGAGATCGCCGTAACGGGCGGCCCCTCCGGGCTCGACCAGGGCGACCGCCCCGGGCTGCCGTCCCGCCCATCCCAGGACCGCCTCGGCCCAACGCGAAGCGGCGCCCGCCACCGCCCCGGCAGGCTCGGCCGCCCGTGGCCGGCGGGCGGGCGCCCTTCTTCTCTTCCGTCCCGACGTCGCGGAAGGTCACCTCCCCGTTGTCAACCGAGAATACGGGAGGGCGGGGGCGGCCCCCTGCCCGTGCGGCGCACGGCAGCCGGACATTTGCTAACGTGGGGGTACAGGCCGGTCGCGGCTTCCGGACGAGGAGGGGAGAGTGGGGCGTGACCGAGGTGCTGCTGGTCGACGACGAGAGCTCCATCCGCAAGCTGCTGGAGTTCAACCTGCGCAAGGCGGGCTTCCAGCCGCTCCTCGCGGGCACGGGCAGGGAGGCCATGGAGATCCTGCGCACGCGGCATCCCGATCTGGCCATCCTGGACGTGATGCTGCCGGACTGCGACGGCTTCGACCTCTACCGCCGCATCGCCGCCGAACGGCCGATGCCGGTCCTCTTCCTGACGGCGCGGGACAGCGAGGTGGACCGGGTGCTGGGGTTGGAGCTGGGCGCCGACGACTACGTGACCAAGCCCTTCTCGCCGCGGGAGCTGGTGGCCCGGGTCCGCGCCATCCTGCGCCGTACGGAGCGGGCCCGGGAGGCGGCCGACGGGCGGGCGCCGGTCGGGGAGGAGGCGCCGCTCCTCCGCTCCGGCGACCTGGTGATCGACGTCCGGGCCCACCAGGTGCGGCGGGGAGGGCGCGAGGTGCCGCTCACGCCGAAGGAGTTCGAACTCCTTCTCTACCTCGCCCGCCACCGGGGGGTGGCGCTCTCCCGCGAGACGCTGCTGCAGGCGGTCTGGGGCGACGACTTCTTCGGGGACCGGCGGGTGGTCGACGTTCACGTCCGTCACCTGCGCGAGAAGCTGGAGGCCGATCCCGCACGGCCGGTCCTCATCCGGACGGTCCGCGGCGTAGGGTACCGTTTCGGGGGGTGATGGCGTGTCGGCGCCTCTGGGGCTCTTCCTGGCGGTGGCCTTTCTCGCCGGCCTGCTTCTGGGAGGCTGGCTGCGCGAGCGCTCCTGGCAGGCGGCGGCGACCCGTTGGCGGGCCATCCTGGAGGGGTCCGGGAGCGCCGAGGAGCTGGAGGCGCCCCCGGCCATGGTCGACCTCTTCCGCGTGGCCCGGAACCGGCTGCGCGAGCTGGCGGGCGAGGTGGAACGGTGCCGGCAGCGGACGCACCTTCTGGAGGAGTCGATCCGCACCCTGCCCACGGGGCTGATCCTGGTGGACCGGGAGGGGCGGGCGCTCCTCTTCAACCCCGCCTTGACCGAGCTCCTGGGCATCGCCCGCAGCCGCGTCCAGGCCGGGCGGCCGCACATCGAGCTGCTCCAGAACTTCCGCCTGAGCGAGATGGTGGACCGGGTGCTCGAGGACGGTGTGGAGCGCGCCATGGAGGTGGCGCCGGCCGCCTTTCGCGACCGCTACCTGGAGGCGCGCTGCGTGCCGCTGCGGGCTCCGCTTCCCGAGGCCGGGGCGGGGGAGAAGGGCGCGGCCGGGCCGGGGGAGCGGACGGAGGCCGAGGGACGGCACCAGGGGGCGCTCCTCGTCCTCCACGACGTCAGCGCCATCCGCCGGGGGGAACGGCTCCGGCGCGACTTCGTCGCCAACGTCTCGCACGAGTTGCGGACGCCGGTCACCTCCATCCTCGGCTTCACCGAGACGCTCCTCGACGGCGCCATCGACGACCGGGCCCTGGCCCGCGAGTTCGTGGGCATCATCGAGGGGGAGGCGCGCCGCCTGGCGGCCATGGTGGAGGAGCTTCTGGACCTGGCGCGCCTGGAGGCCAAGCAGGTGGAGCTCAACTACCGCACCTTCCTGGTGGCCGACCTGGTGCGCGAGGTGCTGGACCGCTTCCGTCCCCTGGCCAGCCAGCGGAGCGTCGGGCTGGAGAGCGACGTCGACTCCTCGCTCCAGCTGGAGGCCGATCGCGAGCGGGTCGCACAACTCCTGGGCAATCTGGTGGACAATGGGATCAAGTATACGCCCGAGGGGGGGACGGTGCGGGTCCGCGCCCAGGGCGCCAGCCGCCAGGGGAAGGGAGGCGTCCTGCTGGTAGTGGAGGATACGGGGCGCGGGATCCCGTCCGACCAGCTGGACCGCATCTTCGAGCGCTTCTACCGGGTCGGCGAGGGACGCGAGCGGCCCGAGTCCCAGGCGGGCGGGAGCGGTCTCGGCCTGGCCATCGTCAAGCACATCGTGGAGGTACACGAAGGCACCGTCGAGGTCTGGAGCGAACCGGACAGGGGATCGCGGTTCGAGGTCTGGTTGCCCGCCCAGGCACCGGGCCGTTGAGGCGGCCCCGGGTTTCGGGGGGGTGCCGAAGGGAGGAAGCACCCATGCCGAGGGAAAGCTTCAACGCGCAACTGGAGGAGCTGCGCAGCGCGGTGCTGAGGATGGGCAGCCGGGTCGAGGAGGCCATTCAGACCACGATGAGGGCGCTGGTGGAGCGCGACGTGGCCCTCGCCCGCGCCGTGGTCGAGGGCGACGACGAGATCGACCAGATGCAGCACGGGGTGGAGCAGCTGGCCTCGCGCCTCATCGCCCTGCAACAGCCGCTGGCCGGCGACCTGCGCGTGATCATCAGCGCCATCAAGATCAGCGGCGACCTGGAGCGTATCGGCGACAACTGCGAGAACATCTGCAAGGTGGTCATCCGCCTGGACGGCAAGCCCTACGTGAAGCCGCTCATCGATGTGCCGCGCATGGCCGAGCTGGCCAGGAGCATGCTGCGGGACACGCTGGAGGCGTACGTCTCCCACGACGTGGGTGCGATCCGGAACCTGCCCGAGCGCGACGACGAGGTGGACCACCTCTACTCCCAGGTGCTGCGGGAGCTCCTCACCTACATGATGCAGGATCCGCAGACGATCCAGCAGGGGCTCGAGCTGCTCCTCGTCTCCCGCTACCTGGAGCGGATCGCGGATCACGTCACCAACGTGGGCGAATCGGTCATCTACCTGGAGACGGGCGAGCACGTCGACCTGAACGCCTGACGGCGGACCTGTCCCGGGGCGGTCGGGCGGCGGACAGGCGGCGGCAGGGCCGCCGCGGGCTGGAGGTGCTCGGGTGAAGCAGCTCTACGGAGGCATCGACCTGGGTGGGACCAAGATCGAGTCCGTGATCTGCGACGACACGGGACGGGTGCTGGCTTCGGACAGCCGCCCGACGCCGCTGGGGAGCGCCGGGGCGCTGCTGGCGGGGCTGGTCGCCTCGCTGGAGGCCACCTGCCGGAGCCTCGGCCTGCGGCCGGACGAGTTGGCGGGCGTCGGCCTGGGCGCCCCGGGCCCGCTGGACGCCGAGAGCGGCATCCTCCTCGAGCCGCCCAACCTGGGCGGTCTCCGCGACCTGCCCCTGGCGGGACCGCTGGCGGAGAGGCTGGGGGTCCGTTGCTTCCTGGAGAACGACGCCAACGCCGCCGCCCTGGGCGAGTTCACCTTCGGCGCGGGACGCGGGGCGCGGGACGGCGTCTACGTCACCCTCAGCACTGGCATCGGCGGGGGCCTCTACCTGGACGGGAAGCTGTACAGGGGCGCCGCCGGGACGGCCGGCGAGATCGGGCACATGATCCTGGAGCCGGGTGGACCGCTCTGCGGCTGCGGGCGACAGGGCTGCTGGGAGGCGTTGGCCTCCGGGCGGGCGCTGGCCCGGGAGGCGCGAGCGGCGCTGGAGGCGCTCCCGCCGGGACCGGAGCGCGACTGGTGGCTCCGGCGGCTGGACGGGCGGCTGGATGCGGTCACCGCCCGCGACGTCTTCGCCGCGGACGAGGCGGGCGTGGCCCCGGGACCGGAGCTGGTCGAGCGGGAAAGCTTCTGGGTGGGGGTCGGCCTGGCCAACCTGATCCAGATCCTGGCGCCGCGGCGGATCGTGGTCGGCGGGGGCGTCAGCAGGGCCGGCGAGCGGCTGCTCGGCCCGGCGCGCGCGAAGGCCCTGGAGCTCGCCTTCGCCAGCGCCACCCGCGGGCTGGAGATCGTGCGGGCCGGGTTGGAGGCGCCGGGGGCGGTGGGAGCCGCCACGGTGGCCCTGCGGAGGCTGCAGGAGGCGGGCTGACCCGCCCGCGAGGCGCCGGCCGGGGCCTGGACAGGCGGTATACGGGCTGGAGGGGGGCTCATATACTAGAGCGCCTTCCGGGTGCGGCAGAGAGGCTGGCCGGAGAGGAGGGGAGAGGCGTGGAGACGATTCTGATCGGCACCACGATGGCGGCGGACGCCATCGCGGACCGGCTCCGCTTCGAGGTCGGCCTGGCTTCCGACGGCGGTTACCGGCTGGAGGTCCGCTCCGAGCGACGTGACCGCTGGGAGTTCCTGACCTGCCAGTTCGCCACGCCCTACCCCCTCACCGTCGAGGCCACCCGCGCCATCCGGCACCTGGTGGCGGACTCGCTCTCGGACGTGATCGTCGAGCGGCTGGAGCCGCGCTGGCTCGAGCGGGTGCTGGAGCGGAACTACGGCTACTTCGACGAGCGGGCCCGGCAGGAGATCGGGCGGCTGGCCCGCGTCCGCCTCTACGGCTCGCCGGAGGGCCGGCCCAGGGTCAGCTACCTGATCGCCCGCCGCTCGCAGGTGCTGGAGCGGCTGTCCGAGTTCCTGGAGCGCCACAACGAGGTGGTGGTGGACGGCTTCCTCCGCTTTCGGATGAAGGATTACGTCCAGGAGCTGGAGGACGCGGTGGACGAGGCGGTCGACGAGTACCTCAACCGGCGGGAGCAGGAAGAGCTGATCCGCTTCCTCCACGAGGTGCTCGCCACGCGGAAGCCCCGCCTGCCCGAGGTCCACGTCCTGGTCCGGCCGGGGGGCTCCTTCTACCTCGCGGACGGCCGGCACCGCCAGCTCTCCCAGGAGCTGCTGGTGGAGATGGGGGTCGAGCTGGGGGAGGCGGACGAGATGGTCGACCTCCTCCTGAGCGCGCTGCTCTCGGTGGCGCCGGAGCGCGTCGTCCTGCACGGGGCCGAGCACCTGGATCCGCCGGCGCTCCAGATGGCCCGGGGCATCTTCGCCGAGCGCCTCGACCTCTGCCCGGGTTGCGCCTGGTGCCGGCGGGCCGTCTTCGGCGCCCGCCCGAGCCCCTCCTGAACCGGGAAGAACGCCCGCAGGCACCCAGCGACGAAGGGGCGGCCCCCCGCCGGCCCCCGGCCGGCTGCGGGCGGCCGCCTGTCTCCGCCGCGGCCGCGGACGGCCCGCGACCGCCTTGTCGCCCTACTTGACCTTCTTCACCAGGATCCGGTCGTAGCCGTCCTTCTCCTCGACGCCGAGGAACTCCTGACCGGCCTTCTGGGCCCAGTTGGGGATGTCCCGCTTGGAGCCCTGGTCGGTGGAGAGGACGGCGATGACGTCGCCCACATTGGCCGAACGCATCGCCCGGATCAGCTCCATCATGGGCCCGGGGCAGAAGCTGCCCCGCGCGTCGATCTCCTTGGTCGCCGGAATGCCTTCCGCCATCTTCGTCGCCGCCTCCCCTGTCGTGGTGGAGGGAGGAGCTCCCTCCGTCTCCCATCCTGTCGCCGCTTGCCGACAGACGCCTCGTCGCACCCGCGCCGGCCCTTCAGCCCTCAGATGAAGAGGGTCGAGGAGGCGTCCTGGGTCATCTCGATGAACTCGCCGACGCCGATGATGTCCTCGATGACCGGCTCGAAGTCTTCCTTGGTCAGCCCGAAGAGGTCCGCTGTCATCGCGCAGGCGTGGACGTGGACGTCTCCCAGCTCCTTCGCCTGGAGCAGCGTGTCGTACCAGTGGGGGACCTTCTTCTCCTGCATCACCGCCATCATCTGGGCGGCCTGGTCCTCGTAGTCCTTGCTCACCGCCTGCACCTTGTAGGGCTCGCCCTTGCGGAAGGCCATCAAGCCCCAGAAGGTGAGGAAGATGTCGACCCGGACATCGTTCATGACCGCGCCCGAGGTCATGATGGAGACGGGGTAGAGCTTGTCGACCGTCCCGTCGAAGACCACCATGCAGAGACGCTTCTTCTCCTCCGCCATGCTGCAGGCTCCTTTCTCTCCGCCGGCCCTCCAGGGCTTGGGGCGGTTTGTTGACTAGTGCTCCGCCGGAGCAGCCGCCACCGGCCTGCCCCGTCGCGCGGCCTCCTCGCGGGCGCCGCGCCCCGCACGGCTCAAGACCTCCAGGGCCAGCTCCAGCCCGTCCTGCAGGTCGGGGTCGCGGAGCCTGGCCATCAGGTGGCGGAGCTCGCCCCGCGGCTGGTGCCGCGGCGGCTCCCGCAGGACGTGGTCGACGTCGGCCAGCGCGGCCGGCAGCTGGCGGAAGATCTCGCTCTGCATCAGCAGGTCGGCCACGTCCAGCAGGCGGCTGAGCGTGCCGGCCAGCGAGCCGACCAGCTCGGGCGTGGTCGCGCTCAGCGCGGTCCCCAGGAAGCCCAGAAGCTCCTCGACCCGGGCCAGCCCGCCGTCCTTCTCCATCCGCTCGACCCGCTCCAGCAGCCGCTCCAGCGTCGGCAGCTCCGGCAGCAGCCGGTCCAGGAATCCCGCCAGTTCCGGCTTCGCCAGGCGGTCGGCCAGCTCCGCCAGCTGGCTCACCAGCGCCATCAGGCTGGAGAGCGTCTCGGGCGTCATGGAATCGGTGAAGGCGGTGAGAAGGCGGGCCGTCTCCTCCACGGTCCGGGCCGCGGGCTCGTCCAGGACCGGCGACGGGACGGCGCCGTCCGCCTCCACGCTCACCTTCGCCTCGTCCTTCTCGGTCACCCCGTGTCGCCTCCCTTCCGGCTGCCCGGC from Bacillota bacterium harbors:
- the phoU gene encoding phosphate signaling complex protein PhoU, producing the protein MPRESFNAQLEELRSAVLRMGSRVEEAIQTTMRALVERDVALARAVVEGDDEIDQMQHGVEQLASRLIALQQPLAGDLRVIISAIKISGDLERIGDNCENICKVVIRLDGKPYVKPLIDVPRMAELARSMLRDTLEAYVSHDVGAIRNLPERDDEVDHLYSQVLRELLTYMMQDPQTIQQGLELLLVSRYLERIADHVTNVGESVIYLETGEHVDLNA
- a CDS encoding acyl-CoA dehydrogenase family protein; amino-acid sequence: MPVDPLDLLESRRWLREDERQIRDAVRRFVDQEVLPLVREAWEEGRFPRELIPRMGQLGLLGADLPEEVGGVGMEAVGYGLVMQELERADSGIRSFASVQGGLVMHAIHAFGSEEQRRRWLPRLARGEAVGCFGLTEPGAGSDPAAMRTRARREGSGWRLSGSKMWITNAPIADVAVVWAREESEAGPGRVLGFLVERGTPGFRAEPIHHKASMRCSETGSLELQDVRVDEQARLPGAESLRAPLSCLDQARYSIAWGTVGAAAACLEEALAWAQARESFGAPIAARQMIQERLVAMASNLAEMRMTALQVGRLKEAGELDPVQISLAKRNNARKALEIARQARAILGASGISLEYASIRHMLNLETVETYEGTYEVHTLALGRTITGFNAFGR
- a CDS encoding ATP-binding protein, giving the protein MSAPLGLFLAVAFLAGLLLGGWLRERSWQAAATRWRAILEGSGSAEELEAPPAMVDLFRVARNRLRELAGEVERCRQRTHLLEESIRTLPTGLILVDREGRALLFNPALTELLGIARSRVQAGRPHIELLQNFRLSEMVDRVLEDGVERAMEVAPAAFRDRYLEARCVPLRAPLPEAGAGEKGAAGPGERTEAEGRHQGALLVLHDVSAIRRGERLRRDFVANVSHELRTPVTSILGFTETLLDGAIDDRALAREFVGIIEGEARRLAAMVEELLDLARLEAKQVELNYRTFLVADLVREVLDRFRPLASQRSVGLESDVDSSLQLEADRERVAQLLGNLVDNGIKYTPEGGTVRVRAQGASRQGKGGVLLVVEDTGRGIPSDQLDRIFERFYRVGEGRERPESQAGGSGLGLAIVKHIVEVHEGTVEVWSEPDRGSRFEVWLPAQAPGR
- a CDS encoding response regulator transcription factor, which codes for MTEVLLVDDESSIRKLLEFNLRKAGFQPLLAGTGREAMEILRTRHPDLAILDVMLPDCDGFDLYRRIAAERPMPVLFLTARDSEVDRVLGLELGADDYVTKPFSPRELVARVRAILRRTERAREAADGRAPVGEEAPLLRSGDLVIDVRAHQVRRGGREVPLTPKEFELLLYLARHRGVALSRETLLQAVWGDDFFGDRRVVDVHVRHLREKLEADPARPVLIRTVRGVGYRFGG
- a CDS encoding sulfurtransferase TusA family protein: MAEGIPATKEIDARGSFCPGPMMELIRAMRSANVGDVIAVLSTDQGSKRDIPNWAQKAGQEFLGVEEKDGYDRILVKKVK
- a CDS encoding class I adenylate-forming enzyme family protein → MAGAASRWAEAVLGWAGRQPGAVALVEPGGAARYGDLQQAAREVRHLLQATAPAGQALDPGALALPNGLAFVAALLAAASDGRPAALLPPTLPHAEMVRRAEEAGARWLLLPLEAGPTGRPVAGRIDALGLRLERWEGRGAGWRPGDLIAQLTSGADEPSKLAVRTGAAVWNEIVDFAADAGRELVLSTLVATSLAHSYALVGGTLTPLALGGRVAVAPGPEREPVVALARRSRPALLFGVPLLYRRLVEGEAEPDAFRSVLGFLSAGAPLERGVHDAFAEAYGRRIGQDYGSTEAGIMTLRLAWSEPLDGSVGRPVRHRQVTILDEADEPLPPRRTGEVVLRSPGLARAYLGPGGEERSRAAGLDRGFWRTGDMGWLDEEGHLFLAGRRSQLVRIDGHLLDVHALESALSASPGVREAAVVPLGREPGSTTATGLRVVVAAPEVSRAELEERCRRLGLEGLPVEVRFLPALPRSAAGKILRRLLLD
- a CDS encoding putative sporulation protein YtxC, which gives rise to METILIGTTMAADAIADRLRFEVGLASDGGYRLEVRSERRDRWEFLTCQFATPYPLTVEATRAIRHLVADSLSDVIVERLEPRWLERVLERNYGYFDERARQEIGRLARVRLYGSPEGRPRVSYLIARRSQVLERLSEFLERHNEVVVDGFLRFRMKDYVQELEDAVDEAVDEYLNRREQEELIRFLHEVLATRKPRLPEVHVLVRPGGSFYLADGRHRQLSQELLVEMGVELGEADEMVDLLLSALLSVAPERVVLHGAEHLDPPALQMARGIFAERLDLCPGCAWCRRAVFGARPSPS
- a CDS encoding ROK family protein; its protein translation is MKQLYGGIDLGGTKIESVICDDTGRVLASDSRPTPLGSAGALLAGLVASLEATCRSLGLRPDELAGVGLGAPGPLDAESGILLEPPNLGGLRDLPLAGPLAERLGVRCFLENDANAAALGEFTFGAGRGARDGVYVTLSTGIGGGLYLDGKLYRGAAGTAGEIGHMILEPGGPLCGCGRQGCWEALASGRALAREARAALEALPPGPERDWWLRRLDGRLDAVTARDVFAADEAGVAPGPELVERESFWVGVGLANLIQILAPRRIVVGGGVSRAGERLLGPARAKALELAFASATRGLEIVRAGLEAPGAVGAATVALRRLQEAG
- a CDS encoding DsrE/DsrF/DrsH-like family protein encodes the protein MAEEKKRLCMVVFDGTVDKLYPVSIMTSGAVMNDVRVDIFLTFWGLMAFRKGEPYKVQAVSKDYEDQAAQMMAVMQEKKVPHWYDTLLQAKELGDVHVHACAMTADLFGLTKEDFEPVIEDIIGVGEFIEMTQDASSTLFI